A section of the Deinococcus terrestris genome encodes:
- a CDS encoding alpha/beta fold hydrolase, with translation MALPLPTSEDRWVEHPQGRLFACVWHPAVLAAQTPLLLFHDSLGSVELWRSFPQALCAATGRRVVAYDRLGFGRSDPRRGPLPPDFIADEARTFLPVLREQLDLTTFIAFGHSVGGAMAAECAAQWPEACRALVTESAQAFVEDRTLEGIRVAQKQFAAPGQLGRLERYHGSKARWVLEAWTGTWLAPAFAAWSLAPALPGVRCPLLVLHGTHDEYGSPRHPQRIAALSGGLAWMELLEGLHHVPHREDPARVLALVAEFLAPWTDTESG, from the coding sequence ATGGCCCTCCCCCTGCCCACCTCCGAAGACCGCTGGGTCGAGCATCCGCAGGGTCGCCTCTTTGCCTGCGTCTGGCACCCGGCGGTCCTGGCAGCGCAGACCCCCCTCCTCCTCTTTCACGACTCGCTGGGATCGGTGGAGCTGTGGCGCTCCTTTCCCCAGGCGCTGTGCGCCGCGACCGGGCGCCGGGTGGTCGCCTACGACCGCCTGGGTTTCGGGCGCTCTGACCCCCGGCGCGGCCCCCTCCCCCCCGACTTCATCGCGGACGAGGCGCGGACGTTCCTGCCCGTGCTGCGCGAGCAGTTGGACTTGACCACTTTCATCGCCTTCGGCCACAGTGTCGGCGGGGCAATGGCGGCAGAGTGCGCGGCCCAGTGGCCGGAGGCGTGCCGGGCCCTCGTCACCGAGTCGGCGCAGGCCTTTGTGGAGGACCGCACCCTGGAGGGCATCCGCGTGGCCCAGAAGCAGTTCGCGGCGCCGGGACAACTCGGGCGCTTGGAGCGGTATCACGGCAGCAAGGCCCGCTGGGTGCTGGAAGCCTGGACCGGAACGTGGCTGGCCCCGGCCTTCGCCGCGTGGTCGCTGGCCCCCGCGCTGCCGGGAGTGCGCTGCCCGCTGCTCGTGCTGCACGGTACCCACGACGAGTATGGGTCGCCCCGCCACCCGCAGCGGATTGCCGCGCTCTCGGGTGGACTGGCGTGGATGGAACTGCTGGAGGGCCTTCACCACGTGCCGCACCGGGAGGACCCCGCGCGGGTGCTCGCGCTGGTGGCCGAGTTTCTGGCCCCCTGGACTGATACGGAGTCCGGTTGA
- the sufU gene encoding Fe-S cluster assembly sulfur transfer protein SufU, whose product MNRAEELYRTVILDHSRRPRHHGTLAAPTVTQAGLNASCGDRLSLQLRVEDGVIADVAFTGSGCAVSQGTASLMTVALRGRRVEDGLALAGAFEAMLRGAHPDPALGDLVALQGVARLHARTKCALLPWDTFRAAVGQVGGRSH is encoded by the coding sequence ATGAACAGGGCCGAAGAACTGTACCGAACGGTGATTCTCGATCACTCGCGCCGTCCCCGCCACCACGGCACGCTGGCCGCTCCGACCGTGACCCAGGCGGGCCTGAACGCCTCGTGCGGGGACCGCCTCTCGCTGCAACTCCGGGTCGAGGACGGGGTGATCGCGGACGTGGCCTTTACTGGCTCGGGCTGCGCCGTGTCCCAGGGCACCGCCTCGCTGATGACCGTGGCGCTGAGGGGCCGCCGGGTGGAGGACGGCCTCGCCCTCGCGGGGGCCTTCGAGGCCATGCTGCGCGGCGCCCACCCCGACCCGGCCCTGGGCGACCTCGTGGCGCTGCAGGGCGTGGCGCGGCTGCACGCCCGGACGAAGTGTGCCCTGCTGCCCTGGGACACCTTCCGGGCGGCGGTGGGGCAGGTCGGGGGGCGCTCCCACTAG
- a CDS encoding cysteine desulfurase produces the protein MTLSSRPTSSGPSWTDLDVRADFPLLSRLENGHPLVYLDTAATSQKPRAVLEATDSFFTVHNANVHRGVYGLAQEATELYEAARTTLAAFLNAPDPRNLVFTRGTTEAINLVAHAWGRYALRPGDEIVVTELEHHSNLVPWQLAAGATGARLRAVRLTPEGRLDLGHLRELLASGRVRMVAVAHVSNVLGTVHPVAQIARLAHAAGALCLVDGAQAAGHRAVDVQALGADFYALSGHKMYGPTGIGALWGRAELLEAMPPFMGGGEMIETVEIGESTFAPPPLRFEPGTPPAAQAVGLAAAVRFLEAIGLDRVRAHEAALLERALRGLDALPDVVTYGPQGEDRAGVISFNVRGVHPHDVATFLDEDGVTVRAGQHCAQPAMRALGVDATARASFGVYTTPEDVDAFLRAVERCAAFFASA, from the coding sequence ATGACCCTCTCTTCCCGGCCGACCTCCAGCGGTCCATCATGGACCGACCTGGACGTGCGGGCCGATTTTCCCCTGCTGAGTCGCCTGGAAAACGGGCACCCGCTGGTCTACCTCGACACCGCCGCCACCAGCCAGAAACCCCGCGCGGTGCTGGAGGCGACGGACTCGTTTTTCACCGTCCACAACGCCAACGTGCACCGGGGCGTGTACGGACTCGCCCAGGAAGCCACCGAGCTGTACGAGGCTGCCCGCACCACGCTGGCGGCCTTCCTGAACGCGCCGGACCCCCGCAACCTGGTGTTCACGCGGGGCACGACCGAGGCGATCAACCTCGTCGCGCACGCCTGGGGCCGGTACGCGCTCCGGCCCGGCGACGAGATCGTGGTGACCGAGCTGGAGCACCACAGCAACCTCGTGCCGTGGCAGCTCGCAGCGGGCGCGACCGGGGCGCGGCTGCGGGCCGTCCGCCTGACGCCGGAGGGCCGCCTCGACCTCGGGCACCTGCGCGAACTGCTGGCCTCGGGCCGGGTGCGGATGGTCGCCGTAGCCCATGTCAGCAACGTGCTGGGGACGGTGCATCCGGTCGCGCAGATTGCGCGGCTGGCGCACGCAGCGGGAGCGCTGTGTCTGGTGGACGGGGCGCAGGCCGCCGGGCACCGGGCGGTGGACGTGCAGGCGCTGGGCGCCGACTTCTACGCCCTGTCCGGACACAAGATGTACGGCCCCACCGGTATCGGGGCGCTGTGGGGCCGGGCCGAGCTGCTGGAGGCGATGCCGCCCTTCATGGGGGGCGGGGAGATGATCGAGACCGTGGAGATCGGGGAATCGACCTTCGCGCCCCCGCCCCTGCGCTTCGAGCCGGGCACGCCGCCTGCCGCGCAGGCGGTGGGGCTGGCGGCGGCGGTGCGCTTCCTGGAGGCGATCGGTCTGGACCGCGTGCGGGCGCATGAGGCGGCGCTGCTGGAACGGGCCTTGCGGGGTCTGGACGCCCTGCCCGATGTGGTGACCTATGGCCCCCAGGGGGAGGACCGGGCGGGCGTGATCTCCTTCAACGTGCGCGGGGTGCACCCGCACGACGTGGCGACCTTTCTCGACGAGGACGGCGTGACTGTCCGGGCCGGGCAGCACTGCGCCCAACCGGCCATGCGGGCGCTGGGGGTGGACGCCACGGCGCGGGCTTCCTTCGGCGTGTACACCACCCCGGAGGACGTGGACGCCTTCCTCCGGGCGGTGGAGCGCTGCGCGGCCTTCTTCGCGTCCGCCTGA
- a CDS encoding META domain-containing protein → MRTLAALTTLTALVLAGAAEARSSAAQTPPVSGITWTLAQLQQDGRTLIPVGTERPTLRLDGRTASGSTGCNTYRGAYASRSDVLRFGPLATTRRACPAALEGQETRFLNLMRQVTGYQLSGQTLTLFAGARDRLIFRAGSAVTTPENTVSLNGGWQLAGGTALTPVAGSVPSLTLAGNRVSGSAGCNRLTGGVEVQGSRITFGPLATTRMACAPAVNAQEAAFLRFLTQPGLRASVQVQTLTLTAANGRTLIFRRAGSGPESGTFNPAALTGQTYTLAAVNGRPAATAQPVTLTFEAGRLGGSDGCNQYGAPYRLVGPTLVLTGEPVSTLRACLDQPATVDLPTFLASRPTVTVTATGLTLRARGTTLTFTRS, encoded by the coding sequence ATGCGGACCCTTGCTGCCCTGACCACCCTGACGGCCCTCGTCCTCGCGGGGGCGGCGGAGGCCCGGTCTTCCGCCGCGCAGACCCCGCCCGTGTCCGGCATCACCTGGACACTGGCCCAGCTTCAGCAGGATGGCCGGACCCTCATCCCCGTGGGCACCGAACGGCCCACCCTGCGCCTTGACGGGCGCACCGCCTCGGGCTCCACCGGCTGCAACACCTACCGGGGGGCCTACGCGAGTCGGTCGGACGTGCTGCGCTTCGGCCCGCTGGCGACCACCCGCCGGGCCTGCCCCGCTGCCTTGGAGGGGCAGGAGACGCGCTTTCTAAACCTGATGCGGCAGGTCACGGGCTACCAGCTCAGCGGCCAGACCCTGACGCTCTTCGCTGGTGCCCGTGACCGACTGATCTTCCGCGCCGGCAGCGCGGTCACGACCCCGGAGAACACCGTGAGCCTGAACGGCGGTTGGCAGTTGGCGGGCGGCACCGCCCTGACTCCCGTCGCGGGCAGCGTGCCCAGCCTGACCCTCGCGGGAAACCGGGTGAGCGGTTCGGCAGGCTGTAACCGCCTGACTGGGGGCGTGGAGGTGCAGGGGAGCCGGATCACCTTTGGTCCCCTGGCGACCACCCGGATGGCCTGTGCCCCCGCCGTGAATGCCCAGGAAGCGGCCTTCCTGCGGTTCCTGACCCAGCCTGGCCTGCGGGCCAGCGTACAGGTCCAGACCCTGACGCTGACGGCGGCGAACGGCCGCACCTTGATCTTCCGCCGTGCGGGCAGCGGCCCGGAGAGCGGAACATTCAACCCGGCCGCGCTGACTGGACAGACCTATACCCTGGCGGCCGTCAATGGCCGTCCCGCCGCCACAGCCCAGCCCGTGACCCTGACTTTCGAGGCCGGTCGCCTCGGCGGCAGCGACGGCTGCAACCAGTACGGCGCCCCCTACCGGCTGGTGGGCCCGACCCTGGTGCTGACGGGCGAGCCGGTCAGCACCCTGCGGGCCTGCCTGGACCAGCCCGCGACCGTCGACCTGCCCACCTTCCTGGCGTCGCGGCCCACGGTCACCGTGACGGCGACAGGGCTGACGCTGCGGGCTCGGGGAACCACCCTGACCTTCACCCGTTCCTGA
- a CDS encoding universal stress protein: MTRVLVLMDFSAAALGALRVARAAFPEQSPAVLHVVPSLPVGRVTGTADVPDVGAHPEWYAQERGALAALGGGELALGHPAGEALRRARAGECDVLALGTAGRRGLSRLLLGSVAEEVIRESPVPVLSVHSPDPGDHQPLPVLSRRRWLRALRDLEQEADAPVPRVLVLMDFSPAARQALAFVQTHLPGAETEVLHVVDPASLVVPFPLPDVPAPPLRGVSSAMLEERNAAWEQEARARVAELGGGEVVRGDPAQIALDRAASGEYDLLAVGTSSKGGLSRLMLGSVALRIVRESPIPVLTARDLAEPQPDI, from the coding sequence GTGACGCGCGTCCTAGTGCTGATGGACTTTTCGGCGGCCGCGCTGGGAGCGCTGCGGGTGGCGCGGGCGGCCTTTCCGGAGCAGAGCCCTGCCGTGCTGCACGTGGTGCCCTCGCTGCCGGTGGGCCGCGTGACGGGGACGGCCGACGTGCCGGACGTGGGCGCCCATCCCGAGTGGTACGCGCAGGAGCGCGGGGCGCTCGCGGCGCTGGGTGGCGGCGAACTCGCGCTGGGCCATCCGGCCGGGGAGGCGCTGAGGCGGGCGCGGGCAGGCGAGTGCGACGTCTTGGCGCTGGGCACCGCCGGGCGGCGAGGCCTCTCGCGGCTGCTGCTGGGGTCGGTAGCCGAGGAGGTGATCCGGGAGTCACCCGTCCCAGTGCTGAGCGTACACTCGCCGGACCCCGGGGACCACCAGCCCCTGCCGGTGCTCTCGCGGCGGCGCTGGCTGCGGGCCTTGCGCGACCTGGAGCAGGAGGCGGACGCACCAGTCCCCCGTGTGCTCGTCTTGATGGATTTCTCGCCTGCCGCGCGGCAGGCCCTGGCATTCGTGCAGACGCATCTGCCGGGTGCCGAGACCGAGGTGCTGCACGTGGTGGATCCGGCCTCGCTGGTGGTGCCCTTCCCTCTGCCCGACGTGCCCGCCCCCCCGCTGCGGGGCGTCAGCTCCGCCATGCTGGAAGAGCGCAATGCCGCCTGGGAGCAGGAAGCGCGGGCGAGGGTAGCCGAACTGGGCGGCGGTGAGGTGGTCCGGGGGGACCCCGCGCAGATCGCGCTGGACCGCGCGGCGAGCGGCGAGTACGACCTGCTAGCGGTCGGCACCTCCAGCAAGGGAGGCCTCTCGCGGCTGATGCTGGGATCGGTGGCCCTCCGCATCGTCCGCGAGTCGCCCATCCCGGTGCTGACAGCGCGGGACCTGGCGGAACCGCAGCCGGACATCTAA
- a CDS encoding cysteine hydrolase family protein, giving the protein MSQKDYREIYASTEDGGVQFAASADRWHLYEDHVHLAPHHRGGDLLRFEANLKPFVDDPSRQALVIIDMQNDFCSPGGWTDASGLDYGRCRRAIPGVARALEVARERQMWVIWVYWHNRPDLRNLGAPTLYSFKHTPDQRGIGQELEHGPVLTEGSWGARMVDELLPLMQEQDIHIEKVRMNGFFGTHLDQVLRTQGIETLLFAGVNIDQCVTSTMEEAYFRDYNAVLLEDACATSSPDFCYDAVVFNARNCWGFSMTTEQFANARPFAAQGERP; this is encoded by the coding sequence ATGAGCCAGAAGGACTACCGCGAGATCTACGCCTCCACCGAAGACGGCGGCGTGCAGTTTGCCGCCAGCGCCGACCGCTGGCACCTCTACGAGGACCATGTCCACCTCGCACCGCACCACCGGGGAGGTGACCTGCTGCGGTTCGAAGCCAACCTCAAGCCCTTCGTGGACGACCCCAGCCGCCAGGCGCTGGTAATTATCGACATGCAAAACGATTTCTGCTCGCCGGGCGGCTGGACCGACGCCTCGGGGCTGGACTACGGGCGCTGCCGCCGGGCGATTCCCGGCGTGGCCCGCGCCCTGGAGGTCGCCCGCGAGCGCCAGATGTGGGTGATCTGGGTGTACTGGCACAACCGGCCCGACTTGCGCAACCTCGGGGCGCCGACCCTGTACTCCTTCAAGCACACCCCCGACCAGCGCGGCATTGGGCAGGAGCTGGAGCACGGGCCGGTGCTCACCGAGGGGTCGTGGGGTGCCCGCATGGTGGACGAGTTGCTGCCACTGATGCAGGAGCAGGACATCCACATCGAGAAGGTCCGCATGAACGGCTTTTTCGGCACCCACCTTGATCAGGTGCTGCGCACGCAGGGCATCGAGACGCTGCTGTTCGCCGGGGTCAACATCGACCAGTGCGTGACCTCCACGATGGAGGAGGCGTATTTCCGGGATTACAACGCCGTGCTGCTGGAAGACGCCTGCGCGACCTCCAGCCCGGACTTCTGCTATGACGCGGTCGTGTTCAACGCCCGCAACTGCTGGGGCTTTTCGATGACGACCGAGCAGTTCGCGAACGCCCGGCCCTTTGCGGCGCAGGGAGAGCGGCCGTGA
- a CDS encoding hemerythrin domain-containing protein — translation MLARSAPPSPEDPPDPGPEPEATGASPLAAALDGMQASLERPVDGPQWERVRRAFGDLADAARAHLLKEDVMFFPALRHLAAGRSAQVPLGLHLQGPAELLRGEHAALLSSLHNGLALLEDGGLDPSPAECRTLQTHADALGRALRDHIQLQDEGLFPSVLAGTAPMP, via the coding sequence GTGCTTGCCCGCAGTGCTCCGCCCTCGCCAGAGGACCCTCCTGATCCGGGTCCGGAGCCGGAGGCCACCGGGGCCAGCCCCCTTGCCGCCGCCCTCGACGGGATGCAGGCTTCCCTAGAACGGCCTGTGGACGGACCCCAGTGGGAGCGGGTTCGGCGGGCCTTCGGCGACCTCGCGGACGCGGCTCGCGCCCACCTGCTCAAGGAGGACGTGATGTTCTTCCCGGCGCTGCGTCACCTCGCGGCGGGGCGTTCGGCGCAAGTGCCCCTTGGCCTGCACCTTCAGGGACCGGCCGAGCTGCTGCGCGGCGAACATGCGGCCCTGCTGAGCAGCCTGCACAACGGCCTCGCGCTTCTGGAAGACGGAGGGCTGGACCCGAGTCCTGCCGAGTGCCGGACCCTCCAGACCCACGCCGACGCGCTGGGCCGTGCCCTGCGGGATCACATCCAGCTTCAGGATGAGGGTCTTTTTCCCAGCGTGCTGGCCGGAACCGCGCCCATGCCCTGA
- a CDS encoding FmdE family protein — protein MTPLMCPPPRLERLPALLEQSAALHRHLCPRQVLGARIGLLAGEWLGLDFPRSDKRVLVFVETDGCFADGVSVASGGWLGRRTMRLVDHGKVAATFVDTKTGRAVRVAPRSDLRARVREGRPDGQKRWDAYMAAYQTWPDEALFTVQPVRLTLDLAALISVAGVRTVCGRCGEEIVNGREVMLCGETLCRDCAGQRYWEPG, from the coding sequence GTGACCCCCCTCATGTGCCCGCCCCCCCGCCTGGAACGCCTGCCCGCCCTGCTGGAGCAGAGTGCGGCCCTGCACCGCCACCTCTGCCCCCGGCAGGTACTGGGTGCCCGGATCGGCCTGTTGGCGGGCGAGTGGCTGGGGCTGGACTTTCCGCGCAGCGACAAGCGGGTGCTCGTCTTCGTGGAAACCGACGGCTGCTTCGCGGACGGCGTGTCGGTGGCGAGCGGCGGCTGGCTGGGGCGCCGCACGATGCGGCTGGTCGATCATGGCAAGGTGGCGGCGACCTTCGTGGACACGAAGACCGGCCGTGCCGTGCGGGTCGCCCCCCGCTCCGACCTGCGTGCCCGCGTGCGGGAGGGCCGCCCCGACGGACAGAAGCGCTGGGACGCCTACATGGCCGCCTACCAGACCTGGCCCGACGAGGCGCTGTTCACCGTGCAGCCCGTGCGCCTGACCCTCGACCTCGCGGCGCTTATCAGCGTGGCAGGCGTGCGGACCGTGTGTGGCCGCTGCGGCGAGGAGATCGTCAACGGACGCGAGGTCATGCTCTGCGGTGAAACGCTGTGCCGCGACTGCGCGGGCCAGCGCTACTGGGAGCCGGGCTGA
- a CDS encoding tyrosine-type recombinase/integrase, producing MTLVRQEAPLALASLSDQALRVRAVEAASTYDAEGLVQVTLAYMTTASRKGARGSAKTLAAYALAIRDFVPWARESGVQLLRPGRRDGGRYVANLQTRPSRGRGRTGTLSSATVAQYVAGARALYRALRWAGATEAQPFEDAHVPPDPTPGIVKNPPYLREIDAVLGHCDARLAALLLLCAHGGLRIGEALGVHTEDLGGGLVTVRGKGGKVRRVPLSQRTRTALAGLSPARPDGALFDWTYAQAAYRLRLAFRRAGHGHTWRGFHAARKHSGTRLYRATRDFTRVGLFLGHSSVDTTRRYVAVDEHDVAHEVEDF from the coding sequence ATGACCCTCGTCCGCCAGGAGGCGCCGCTGGCGCTGGCCAGCCTCAGTGATCAGGCGCTGCGGGTGCGCGCGGTGGAGGCCGCGAGTACCTACGACGCCGAAGGGCTGGTGCAGGTCACGCTGGCGTACATGACCACCGCCAGCCGCAAGGGAGCACGCGGCAGTGCCAAGACACTGGCCGCCTACGCGCTCGCCATACGGGATTTCGTACCCTGGGCGCGGGAAAGCGGGGTCCAGCTCCTGCGCCCAGGGCGGCGCGACGGGGGGCGGTACGTGGCGAACCTCCAGACCCGGCCCTCGCGGGGGCGCGGGCGCACGGGGACGCTCTCCTCCGCCACGGTGGCGCAGTACGTCGCCGGGGCCAGGGCGCTTTACCGTGCCCTGCGCTGGGCGGGGGCCACCGAGGCCCAGCCCTTCGAGGACGCGCACGTGCCGCCCGACCCCACGCCCGGCATCGTGAAGAATCCGCCCTACCTGCGCGAGATTGACGCCGTGCTGGGGCACTGCGACGCCCGGCTGGCTGCCTTGCTGCTGCTGTGCGCCCACGGCGGCCTTCGCATCGGCGAGGCGCTGGGCGTCCACACCGAGGACCTCGGGGGTGGTCTGGTCACCGTGCGCGGCAAGGGCGGCAAGGTCCGGCGGGTGCCCCTGAGCCAGCGCACCCGGACGGCGCTGGCGGGGCTTTCCCCGGCCCGGCCCGATGGGGCGCTATTTGACTGGACCTACGCCCAGGCGGCCTACCGGCTGCGGTTGGCCTTCCGCCGGGCCGGGCACGGGCACACCTGGCGCGGTTTTCACGCTGCCCGCAAGCACTCGGGCACCCGGCTCTACCGGGCGACCCGCGACTTCACCCGCGTGGGCCTCTTCCTGGGCCACAGCAGTGTGGACACCACCCGCCGCTACGTCGCCGTGGACGAGCACGACGTCGCCCACGAGGTCGAAGACTTCTGA
- a CDS encoding N-acetylglucosamine-6-phosphate deacetylase, translating into MRNRQSVGGSGRALRGHLVLPGGVSPGEVRFGARLEAVTPLSGVPDDHLILPGFVDTHVHGGGGGDTMDGPAGVAALARWHARHGTTTLLPTTITRPWKTVLAALRGVREVMDAGGVPGGADLPGAHLEGPFISPGRLGAQPPHTLLPTPQRVAEVLALGVVRAVTLAPELEGAGEAALAFARAGVRVGVGHTRANAETVTALLEAVHAAGGRGSATHLYNAMGGVEGRAPGPAGALLSAPHAFLEVILDGHHVHPTSFQLARRAAPGRVLLVSDAIRAAGLGEGKSDLGGQRVTVRGGRAALPDGTLAGSVLTLDRALRNAVGLGVSLPEASAMLSAVPAASLGLTDRGHLVPGLRSDLVVLDRALTVRQVYVAGQPVLEERA; encoded by the coding sequence ATGCGGAACCGGCAAAGCGTGGGGGGCAGCGGGCGGGCCTTGCGCGGGCACCTCGTCCTGCCGGGCGGGGTCAGCCCCGGCGAGGTCCGCTTCGGGGCGAGGTTGGAAGCGGTTACCCCGCTTTCCGGGGTCCCGGACGACCACCTGATTCTCCCCGGTTTTGTCGACACCCACGTCCACGGCGGGGGCGGCGGCGACACGATGGACGGCCCGGCCGGGGTCGCTGCCCTCGCGCGGTGGCATGCCCGGCACGGCACCACGACCCTGCTGCCCACGACCATCACCCGTCCCTGGAAAACTGTGCTGGCGGCGCTTCGGGGCGTGCGCGAGGTGATGGACGCCGGGGGGGTTCCCGGTGGTGCCGATCTCCCCGGCGCCCACCTCGAGGGCCCCTTCATCAGTCCGGGGCGCCTGGGAGCCCAGCCGCCGCATACCCTCCTCCCGACCCCGCAGCGGGTGGCCGAGGTGCTCGCGCTCGGCGTGGTGCGGGCGGTGACCCTGGCCCCCGAGCTGGAGGGCGCGGGCGAGGCCGCCCTCGCCTTCGCTCGCGCCGGGGTCCGGGTGGGCGTCGGCCACACGCGGGCGAACGCGGAGACGGTCACGGCCCTGCTGGAAGCCGTCCACGCCGCCGGGGGCCGCGGCAGCGCGACCCACCTCTACAACGCGATGGGCGGCGTCGAGGGCCGGGCGCCCGGCCCGGCAGGAGCGCTGCTTTCTGCCCCCCACGCCTTTCTGGAAGTCATCCTCGACGGTCACCATGTCCATCCCACCAGTTTCCAGCTCGCCCGCCGCGCCGCCCCCGGCCGGGTCCTCTTGGTCAGCGACGCGATCCGGGCGGCGGGACTCGGGGAAGGAAAGAGCGACCTGGGCGGCCAGCGGGTCACGGTCCGGGGAGGCCGCGCCGCCCTCCCAGACGGCACCCTGGCGGGCAGCGTGCTGACCCTCGACCGGGCGCTGCGCAATGCCGTGGGGCTGGGCGTGTCCCTTCCCGAGGCCAGCGCCATGCTCAGCGCGGTTCCGGCCGCCTCGCTGGGCCTGACCGATCGGGGACATCTCGTACCGGGCCTGCGCTCGGACCTCGTGGTGCTGGACCGGGCGCTCACCGTCCGACAGGTCTACGTGGCGGGACAGCCCGTGCTGGAGGAACGCGCCTGA